From the Leptolyngbya sp. O-77 genome, one window contains:
- a CDS encoding IctB family putative bicarbonate transporter, whose protein sequence is MNVWNQLTLTTTPLPTWIRSSLLHSWVGALRGWRRGSWLMQWADPIGAVLAAIVFGLAPFVSTALIGVLLIACGGYWLLLTLSDDEGLGLTPIHLLVLLYWLVSVAATALSPVRTAAISGLIKLTLYMLLFALLARVLRSPRIRAGVIAVYLLTALAVSVEGIRQWFFGAPALATWVDAGSTLAKTTRVYSYLGNPNLLAAYILPAVMLSAAAVFAWRRWLPKALALLMTGLNAACLVLTFSRGGWIGFVMAGFALVLLLAHWFSRHLPPFWRRWAIPLVLGVSAAFVVLAVAAVDPLRDRVLSMFMGRQDSSNNFRLNVWAAVQDMIRDRPILGIGPGNDAFNQVYPRYQRAGFSALSAYSILLEILVETGVVGLTVFLWLLLVTFHQAWTQLQRLRAAANPDGFWLVGAIATVVGMLFHGLVDTVWYRPQVSTLWWLMLAIVASYYVPAWGWKPVDSYQTSEMTEGNLD, encoded by the coding sequence ATGAACGTTTGGAACCAACTCACGCTGACGACCACGCCCCTGCCGACTTGGATTCGCTCTAGCCTGCTACACAGTTGGGTCGGGGCGCTGCGGGGCTGGCGCAGAGGAAGCTGGCTCATGCAGTGGGCAGACCCAATCGGGGCAGTGCTGGCGGCGATTGTGTTTGGGCTGGCTCCGTTTGTGTCTACGGCGCTGATTGGCGTACTGCTGATTGCCTGCGGCGGCTACTGGCTTCTGCTCACGCTGTCAGACGATGAAGGACTGGGTTTAACGCCGATTCATCTGCTGGTGCTGCTGTATTGGCTGGTGTCGGTGGCGGCGACGGCGCTTTCGCCCGTGCGGACAGCGGCCATTTCAGGGCTGATCAAGCTGACGCTGTATATGCTGCTGTTTGCGCTGCTGGCGCGAGTGCTGCGATCGCCCCGGATTCGCGCTGGCGTAATTGCGGTTTACCTGCTGACGGCGCTGGCAGTGAGCGTGGAAGGTATTCGGCAGTGGTTCTTTGGCGCTCCTGCCCTGGCCACCTGGGTAGATGCCGGGTCCACCCTGGCAAAAACGACCCGCGTCTACAGCTACCTGGGCAACCCCAACCTGCTAGCGGCCTACATTTTGCCAGCAGTGATGCTGAGCGCGGCGGCGGTGTTTGCGTGGCGGCGATGGCTCCCCAAGGCGCTGGCGCTGCTGATGACGGGACTGAATGCCGCCTGCCTGGTGTTGACCTTTAGCCGGGGCGGCTGGATTGGCTTTGTGATGGCAGGGTTTGCGCTGGTGCTGCTGCTGGCACACTGGTTTAGCCGCCATCTGCCACCATTTTGGCGACGCTGGGCTATCCCGTTGGTGTTGGGAGTGTCGGCAGCGTTCGTCGTGCTGGCAGTGGCAGCGGTTGATCCCCTGCGCGATCGCGTCCTTAGTATGTTCATGGGGCGGCAAGACAGCAGCAACAATTTCCGGCTTAACGTGTGGGCTGCGGTACAAGACATGATCCGCGATCGCCCCATTTTGGGCATCGGCCCCGGAAACGATGCCTTCAACCAGGTCTATCCACGCTATCAGCGGGCGGGCTTTTCAGCACTCAGCGCCTATTCCATCCTGCTGGAAATTTTGGTGGAAACGGGAGTCGTTGGGTTAACCGTGTTTCTCTGGCTCCTGTTGGTCACGTTTCACCAAGCTTGGACGCAACTCCAGCGCCTCCGCGCCGCCGCAAACCCGGATGGATTTTGGCTAGTGGGGGCGATCGCCACCGTGGTCGGAATGCTCTTCCACGGACTCGTAGACACAGTATGGTATCGCCCCCAGGTCAGCACGCTCTGGTGGCTCATGCTGGCGATCGTTGCAAGTTACTACGTGCCCGCTTGGGGCTGGAAGCCAGTGGATAGCTATCAAACATCCGAAATGACGGAGGGGAACCTCGATTAA
- a CDS encoding DUF3134 domain-containing protein translates to MRNPALREIPRNQPAEVIPLQRDASILDWLEGTGRLLARESGDFDFSDDEEEINELMAGEDNSYDLDDDDDDVLDLDD, encoded by the coding sequence ATGCGTAACCCTGCTCTGCGTGAAATTCCCCGCAACCAACCGGCCGAAGTGATTCCCCTCCAGCGCGATGCGTCTATTTTGGACTGGCTGGAAGGAACGGGGCGGCTGCTGGCTCGCGAAAGCGGCGACTTCGACTTCTCAGATGACGAAGAAGAAATCAACGAGCTGATGGCGGGCGAAGACAACAGCTACGACCTGGATGATGATGACGACGACGTGCTAGATCTGGACGACTAG
- a CDS encoding PAP/fibrillin family protein, translating into MTLGKAELLQAIAGKNRGLLASEADNLAILAAVARLEEFNPTPRPLEAADKLDGNWRLLYTTSTELLGIGRFPVLRLGQIYQCIRVKTQQVFNIAEVTSLPLLEGLVSVAARFDPVSDRRVDVGFERGIFGLQRLIGYRNPSQFIQDIQSGKRFAAADFRIDPTRRKGWLEITYLDDDLRIGRGNEGSVFVLTRV; encoded by the coding sequence ATGACCCTTGGCAAAGCGGAACTCTTGCAGGCGATCGCTGGCAAAAATCGGGGCCTGTTGGCATCCGAAGCAGACAACTTGGCGATCCTGGCGGCAGTGGCGCGGCTGGAAGAATTTAACCCCACGCCGCGACCGCTCGAAGCCGCAGACAAGCTCGACGGCAACTGGCGCTTGCTTTACACCACCAGCACTGAACTGTTGGGCATTGGGCGCTTTCCCGTCCTGAGGCTGGGGCAAATTTATCAGTGCATCCGTGTCAAAACGCAGCAGGTGTTTAACATTGCCGAAGTGACTAGCCTGCCGCTGCTGGAGGGCTTGGTCAGCGTCGCCGCTCGGTTTGACCCCGTGAGCGATCGCCGGGTAGATGTAGGCTTCGAGCGGGGTATCTTTGGGCTACAGCGGCTGATCGGCTATCGCAACCCCAGCCAGTTCATTCAGGACATCCAGAGCGGCAAGCGCTTCGCCGCTGCCGACTTTCGCATCGACCCCACCCGGCGCAAAGGCTGGCTGGAAATCACGTATCTGGATGACGACCTGCGGATTGGGCGCGGCAACGAGGGCAGCGTGTTTGTGCTGACCCGAGTTTAG
- a CDS encoding PD-(D/E)XK nuclease family protein: protein MKGGTMGRSPVMRISQGQLNLLDLCPRQFQHVYLDQLAAPPSPDQQENLDWGSQFHLLMQQRELGLPIAALTPADPALQQCVWEFVEAAPDVFAPNPNQQRQSEHRRSLLFQGYLLTVVYDLLVQQPGKAEILDWKTYGKPKQPQWLAQHWQTRLYPFVLAETSDYGPEQITMTYWFVRATPPGASTPQPQRLAFPYSRAAHEQTRQDLSERLQRLTRWLERYDQGEPFPRQQDSRNDCALCGPGIRCWGDSQPTASPSLPLPDLSAIAEIPLDF from the coding sequence TTGAAGGGAGGCACTATGGGGCGATCGCCCGTCATGCGGATTTCTCAGGGACAGCTTAACCTGCTGGATCTGTGTCCACGCCAGTTTCAGCACGTTTATCTCGATCAGCTTGCTGCGCCCCCCAGCCCCGACCAGCAGGAAAACCTCGACTGGGGCAGCCAGTTTCACCTGCTGATGCAGCAGCGAGAACTGGGGCTGCCCATTGCCGCGCTGACTCCGGCCGATCCGGCCTTGCAGCAGTGCGTGTGGGAATTTGTAGAAGCTGCGCCAGACGTGTTTGCGCCCAATCCCAACCAGCAGCGCCAGAGCGAACACCGCCGCAGCCTGCTGTTTCAGGGCTATCTGCTGACGGTGGTGTATGACCTGCTAGTGCAACAGCCGGGCAAAGCTGAAATCCTGGACTGGAAAACCTACGGCAAACCCAAGCAGCCGCAATGGCTGGCGCAACACTGGCAAACGCGGCTCTATCCCTTTGTGCTGGCGGAAACCAGCGACTATGGGCCAGAGCAAATCACGATGACCTACTGGTTTGTGCGGGCCACGCCGCCGGGCGCATCGACCCCGCAGCCGCAGCGGTTGGCGTTTCCCTACAGCCGAGCGGCCCATGAGCAAACTCGTCAAGACCTGAGCGAACGATTGCAACGCCTGACCCGCTGGCTAGAGCGCTACGACCAGGGCGAGCCATTCCCCCGCCAGCAGGATTCGCGAAACGACTGCGCCCTCTGTGGGCCGGGCATCCGCTGTTGGGGAGATTCCCAACCCACCGCCAGTCCGTCGCTGCCCCTGCCAGACCTGAGCGCGATCGCCGAAATCCCCCTAGATTTTTGA
- a CDS encoding rhodanese-like domain-containing protein, whose translation MRLFGLIPTPPPLRPKSNVYDLKARLDWGEPALTIIDVRDRPEFNAAHIEGAVSIPTAELVDTALVYLELERDLYVYGYTDEETAIAAAQLRAAGFLNVSELRGGMPAWKAVGFPVETARAIAA comes from the coding sequence ATGCGACTTTTTGGACTGATTCCCACACCGCCGCCGCTCCGTCCGAAGTCCAACGTCTACGATTTGAAAGCTCGATTGGACTGGGGCGAGCCTGCGCTGACGATTATCGACGTGCGCGATCGCCCAGAGTTTAACGCTGCCCATATCGAAGGCGCAGTCTCGATTCCCACGGCTGAGCTGGTGGACACGGCGCTGGTTTATCTGGAGTTGGAGCGCGATCTCTACGTGTATGGCTATACCGACGAAGAAACGGCGATTGCCGCTGCCCAGCTCCGCGCTGCTGGGTTCCTCAACGTGTCGGAATTGCGCGGCGGGATGCCCGCATGGAAGGCGGTTGGTTTTCCGGTAGAAACCGCTAGAGCGATCGCAGCGTAG